Proteins found in one Gemmatimonadota bacterium genomic segment:
- the hxlB gene encoding 6-phospho-3-hexuloisomerase: MDNERASPPFDEIARSILDELRRTLNRISCDEVEALVREVTGARRVFVAGAGRSGLVMRSFAMRLAQLGRPVHVVGETTSPPIRPGDLLLIGSGSGVTDRMVHYAGKAAKTGARVAAATAVPESPAARLADVVVVIPAPAPKSSKTTSGKEHRSHQPMGTLFEQSLGVMLDACVMLLMARLGETGQGMFDRHANLE; this comes from the coding sequence ATGGATAACGAGAGAGCCTCTCCCCCATTCGATGAGATCGCCCGGTCCATCCTGGACGAACTCCGGCGAACGCTGAATCGGATCTCATGCGATGAAGTCGAAGCACTGGTGCGGGAAGTCACCGGGGCCCGGCGGGTCTTCGTCGCCGGCGCGGGGCGTTCCGGGCTGGTCATGCGCAGCTTCGCCATGCGGCTTGCCCAACTCGGCCGGCCGGTCCACGTGGTGGGTGAAACGACCTCGCCGCCGATCCGGCCGGGCGACCTGCTGCTGATCGGATCGGGATCGGGCGTGACGGACCGCATGGTCCACTATGCGGGTAAAGCCGCCAAGACCGGCGCGCGCGTTGCGGCGGCGACCGCTGTCCCGGAATCTCCGGCCGCCCGGCTGGCGGACGTTGTCGTCGTCATTCCCGCGCCTGCGCCAAAATCATCGAAAACAACCAGCGGTAAGGAACATCGGTCGCACCAGCCGATGGGCACGCTCTTCGAACAGAGCCTCGGGGTGATGCTCGATGCCTGCGTCATGCTGCTCATGGCGCGGCTCGGCGAAACCGGGCAGGGCATGTTCGATCGCCACGCCAATCTGGAGTAG
- a CDS encoding BamA/TamA family outer membrane protein, translating to MHMVKGMRLPSKPTVAESGRIGSSRTRYSGTFRTLFLLAILYAFPVDAQQSLIVDRIVVEGNATIAGDRILSLIETRTDSFLRPRFWQRRRLNNATWRTDLSAIESFYRNSGFLDARVRFVREEIDTDRVALRIVIDEGPRYTVRAVNLNGFGYLSEDEIRQNLITREGQVFFRLSAATDKRYIQRLADRRALLDVVVDSKFVVHEEDHSVTVNFGVIEGHPVSVGAIQVRGLRKTHRNVVIRELEIQPGELYDNAKISLSQTRLFQTGLFRSVRLSPLRSDTSATVRDLVVEVTELPGGEVSFGAGFATAERFRGSFSVAYRNLLGRGITIGANGQISSLFQHIESGVTQPWLFRTRTTGILRAFFRREDRISHTEQEAGVSVAVNRELSRTYRSQLTYTLKNIEVSSLSDELAELLRSGSEVDSLRSRREGSLTGLVTYDTRDDILNPKTGFFGQFQSSVASPLLGSSTLNRNSILTVRAIARKYLTFPNAPDFSTAVSFAYVRALNENRVPLDSRLFIGGDRSVRGFGINRIGQPDGGLIAISAQHEIQLPFSRFDLAVFADWGGVGKTVGSFGFGDLLLGYGAGVRVSSPIGLIRGDVGFHNQSKIDPPNSRKYDRTFFYFGLGQAF from the coding sequence ATGCACATGGTAAAGGGAATGAGGCTTCCCTCGAAGCCAACCGTTGCCGAATCGGGTCGTATCGGTTCATCCCGGACGCGGTATTCCGGTACGTTCCGGACGCTGTTTCTCCTGGCGATCCTGTACGCTTTCCCCGTTGACGCCCAGCAGTCCCTCATCGTCGATCGCATCGTCGTCGAAGGCAACGCGACCATCGCCGGGGACCGTATACTCAGTCTGATCGAAACCAGAACGGACAGTTTTCTAAGGCCCAGATTCTGGCAACGCAGACGTTTAAATAACGCCACCTGGCGGACCGACCTGTCGGCGATCGAGAGCTTTTACAGGAACAGCGGTTTTCTGGATGCAAGGGTCCGGTTCGTTCGCGAAGAGATTGACACGGATCGGGTCGCGCTCAGGATCGTCATCGACGAAGGTCCTAGGTATACCGTGCGCGCGGTCAATCTGAACGGCTTCGGATACCTTTCCGAAGACGAAATCCGGCAGAACCTTATCACACGGGAAGGCCAGGTATTCTTCCGACTCTCCGCCGCGACGGACAAACGCTACATCCAGCGTCTCGCCGATCGCCGGGCGCTGCTGGACGTGGTGGTGGACTCGAAATTCGTAGTGCACGAGGAGGACCATTCCGTTACCGTCAACTTCGGGGTTATCGAAGGGCATCCCGTCAGCGTGGGTGCGATACAGGTCCGAGGTCTGCGGAAGACCCATAGAAACGTAGTGATCCGCGAACTGGAGATCCAACCGGGAGAACTCTACGACAACGCGAAGATATCGTTGAGCCAGACCCGGCTCTTCCAGACGGGCCTTTTCCGCAGCGTGCGCCTGTCTCCCCTGAGGAGCGACACCTCAGCTACGGTGCGGGACCTGGTAGTGGAGGTCACCGAATTGCCCGGGGGAGAGGTGAGTTTCGGCGCCGGCTTCGCCACGGCCGAACGCTTCAGGGGCAGCTTCAGTGTCGCATACCGAAACTTGTTGGGCCGGGGGATCACCATTGGCGCCAACGGTCAGATCAGTTCGCTCTTCCAGCACATCGAGTCGGGGGTCACGCAACCGTGGTTGTTCCGGACCCGGACGACGGGCATCCTGCGCGCGTTCTTCCGGCGCGAGGACCGCATCAGCCATACCGAGCAGGAAGCGGGCGTGTCCGTGGCGGTCAACCGCGAACTCTCCCGCACCTACCGCAGTCAACTGACCTATACGCTGAAGAACATCGAGGTGTCGTCGCTCAGCGACGAACTGGCCGAACTCCTGCGAAGCGGTTCGGAAGTCGACAGCCTCCGGTCCAGGCGCGAAGGCAGTCTGACCGGGCTTGTGACGTACGACACGCGGGATGATATCCTGAATCCGAAGACGGGGTTCTTCGGTCAATTCCAGAGCAGCGTGGCCAGCCCCCTGCTCGGCAGTTCCACGCTCAACCGGAACTCGATACTTACGGTGAGGGCCATCGCCCGTAAATACCTGACCTTTCCCAACGCGCCGGATTTTTCCACTGCGGTCTCGTTCGCCTACGTGAGGGCGCTGAACGAAAACCGCGTACCCCTCGACAGCAGACTGTTTATCGGAGGCGACCGATCGGTGCGGGGGTTCGGTATAAACCGGATCGGCCAGCCCGACGGTGGACTGATCGCCATCAGCGCGCAGCATGAAATCCAGTTGCCCTTCTCCCGGTTTGACCTGGCCGTATTCGCGGACTGGGGCGGGGTGGGGAAAACAGTGGGTTCTTTCGGTTTCGGTGATCTCCTGCTTGGTTACGGAGCGGGAGTCCGGGTGAGTTCCCCGATCGGGCTGATACGGGGCGACGTGGGTTTTCACAATCAAAGCAAGATCGACCCTCCCAATTCGAGAAAGTACGACCGGACTTTCTTCTACTTCGGTCTCGGACAGGCGTTCTGA
- a CDS encoding 3-hexulose-6-phosphate synthase, with protein sequence MLLQLALDTPHAGTVRRLLDETAGDVDIIELGTPLLIRYGVDIIAGTRRDHPDKKILADLKIADAGAVEAGLAFDAGADIVTVLGTAHPATLREAGDRAKRSGGQVMADLITAREVDEAVSLARRMDRAGLDYICMHTAFDARGQSGPGGPGGPGDPARNLEGIGRVGAAVERAGLAVAGGLDPALIKRLIPHGPDIVVVGGYITGNADPGRAVRAIRRIMEIVHRADG encoded by the coding sequence ATGCTGCTCCAACTTGCCCTGGACACGCCGCACGCGGGTACGGTTCGCCGCCTGTTGGACGAGACCGCCGGCGACGTGGACATCATCGAGCTCGGAACGCCCCTGCTGATCCGTTACGGGGTCGACATCATCGCCGGGACCAGGCGGGACCATCCCGACAAGAAGATCCTGGCGGATCTCAAGATCGCGGATGCCGGCGCCGTGGAAGCGGGCCTCGCCTTCGATGCGGGGGCGGACATCGTAACCGTGCTCGGTACGGCCCACCCGGCCACGCTTCGGGAAGCGGGCGATCGGGCGAAGCGGTCCGGCGGCCAGGTCATGGCCGACCTGATCACCGCCCGTGAAGTGGACGAGGCGGTATCCCTGGCCCGCAGGATGGATCGGGCCGGGCTGGATTACATCTGTATGCACACGGCTTTCGACGCCCGGGGGCAGAGCGGACCGGGCGGACCGGGCGGACCGGGTGATCCAGCGCGAAACCTGGAAGGCATAGGCCGGGTCGGCGCAGCGGTCGAACGGGCAGGGCTGGCCGTTGCGGGCGGACTGGACCCCGCGTTGATCAAGCGGCTGATACCGCACGGCCCGGACATCGTGGTCGTCGGCGGTTACATCACCGGAAACGCCGACCCCGGCCGCGCGGTCCGTGCGATCCGGCGGATCATGGAGATCGTGCATCGAGCCGATGGATAA
- a CDS encoding LarC family nickel insertion protein, translating to MAIAYFDCFSGISGDMILGALVDAGLDFDTLNSELEKLPLDGFRLTRKTVTRQHIAGTKIDVLVRTAEGREIIEGPGESGPFHDHGEARHLDDLISVIEGSTLDGSVRSRAIEVFDHLATAESKVHGISKQEVHLHEVSGVDAVVDVVGACIGLALLDIDRVYASALPVGRGFIHCAHGRMPVPAPGAFELMRDMPVYHTGIEGELVTPTGAAFLKATANGHGVLPRMILRKIGYGAGTKDLPEHPNLLRVCIGDGVD from the coding sequence ATGGCCATAGCGTACTTCGACTGCTTCTCCGGCATCAGCGGCGACATGATTCTTGGCGCGCTGGTGGACGCCGGCCTGGATTTCGATACGCTGAACAGCGAACTGGAGAAACTCCCCCTGGACGGTTTCCGGCTCACCCGGAAGACGGTGACCCGGCAGCATATCGCGGGAACCAAGATCGATGTCCTCGTCCGGACCGCGGAAGGCCGTGAAATCATCGAAGGGCCCGGCGAATCCGGACCCTTCCACGACCACGGAGAAGCGAGGCACCTGGACGATTTGATCTCCGTCATCGAAGGCAGCACGCTCGACGGGTCCGTCAGAAGCCGGGCCATCGAGGTGTTCGATCACCTGGCGACGGCGGAAAGCAAGGTGCACGGCATCTCGAAACAGGAGGTACACCTGCACGAAGTCAGCGGGGTGGATGCGGTCGTGGACGTCGTGGGCGCCTGCATCGGCCTGGCCCTGCTCGACATAGACCGGGTATACGCGTCGGCGCTGCCGGTGGGACGGGGCTTTATCCACTGCGCGCACGGCCGGATGCCCGTCCCCGCCCCGGGCGCCTTTGAGCTGATGCGCGACATGCCGGTTTACCACACCGGGATCGAAGGTGAACTGGTCACCCCGACCGGCGCCGCGTTTCTTAAAGCTACGGCAAACGGGCACGGGGTCCTGCCAAGGATGATATTGAGAAAGATCGGCTATGGCGCCGGTACGAAGGATCTCCCGGAACACCCGAATCTGCTCCGGGTATGTATCGGCGACGGTGTGGACTGA